In Lepidochelys kempii isolate rLepKem1 chromosome 8, rLepKem1.hap2, whole genome shotgun sequence, a single genomic region encodes these proteins:
- the LOC140915931 gene encoding uncharacterized protein — translation MDVEVDWESDNDTCDTGEEHSDDSSHISERMGRKASLQLEVEEDYSPPSSPARSLAGPSVRQELPVELQCEEEETYENYYQKRDSTTTAVFVTSSTNFDLQCEDEDLELYSSEHSEEPQGGLSEDDENIILIDAFGEEDLEPISGEALPYRCKKCGLSFQDLGELQEHKQIHLTEHSYRCPICGKEFFRAANLRMHKLIHSSDRPHKCPECDKGFIRTADVWRHLRNVHKIERSKMLGNGMVRNPWSSVHQNQNGGGDTYQQCSDDQKPGGEQPKPYICPTCGKGFHKPNLLSKHKVIHRQDKPYQCQECGKSFIQLLRLKRHQQTHSGERPFYCEECGGTFTRLASLQRHQRIHTGEKPYSCSYCAQDFTESGSLRRHERTHQVKTS, via the coding sequence CCAGCTGGAGGTAGAGGAAGATTACTCACCACCATCTAGTCCTGCTCGCAGCCTTGCTGGACCTTCAGTTAGACAGGAACTCCCTGTAGAATTGCAGTGTGAAGAGGAAGAAACCTATGAAAACTACTACCAGAAGCGTGATTCAACCACCACTGCAGTATTTGTCACCTCCAGCACCAATTTTGACCTGCAATGTGAAGATGAGGATCTGGAGCTTTACTCCTCTGAGCACTCTGAGGAACCTCAGGGAGGACTAAGTGAGGATGATGAAAACATCATTCTTATTGATGCCTTTGGTGAGGAGGACCTGGAGCCTATCTCTGGAGAAGCTTTGCCTTATAGGTGCAAGAAGTGTGGTCTCTCTTTCCAGGATCTGGGTGAATTACAGGAACACAAACAGATCCACCTGACAGAGCATTCATACCGATGCCCCATCTGTGGCAAAGAGTTCTTCCGTGCTGCGAACTTGCGAATGCACAAGCTCATTCATTCTAGTGACAGACCACACAAGTGTCCGGAGTGTGACAAGGGGTTCATCCGCACAGCTGACGTCTGGAGGCACCTACGCAATGTCCACAAGATTGAACGTTCAAAAATGTTGGGAAATGGTATGGTTAGGAACCCATGGTCTTCAGTGCACCAGAACCAAAATGGTGGCGGAGATACCTATCAGCAGTGTTCAGATGACCAAAAGCCTGGAGGAGAACAGCCTAAACCTTACATCTGTCCAACATGTGGCAAAGGTTTCCATAAACCTAATTTGCTGTCCAAACACAAGGTGATCCACCGACAGGACAAACCATATCAATGTCAAGAATGTGGAAAGTCCTTTATCCAGCTGCTCAGGTTGAAAAGGCATCAGCAAACTCACTCTGGAGAGCGCCCTTTCTACTGTGAGGAGTGTGGCGGAACCTTCACGCGGCTGGCATCACTACAGCGTCATCAGCGGATCCATACTGGAGAAAAACCCTACTCTTGCTCTTACTGTGCTCAAGACTTCACGGAGTCAGGCTCCTTGAGGAGACATGAGCGCACTCACCAAGTGAAGACGTCTTAG
- the LOC140915932 gene encoding uncharacterized protein yields the protein MMEVKVVWESDNDTYDTGEEHSDDSSHSSERVGRKSSLQLELDLDYSQPCSPGCSTAGPSGRQELPVELQCEDEETYETYYQKQGETIAGVFVTSNTNFDLQCEDEDLEFYSSEEPQGGLSEDDENIILVDAFDEEDLEPISGEALPYTCKKCGVSFQDLGELQEHNQIHLTENSYRCPICGKEFFHAANLRMHKLIHSSDRPHKCPECDKGFICTADIWRHLRNVHKIERSKCVLGNGMVRNPWSTLHQNKHGSGDADQQCSENKKPVGEESKPYICSTCGKGFRKPNLLSRHKVIHRQDKPHKCQECGKSFVERLKLKRHQQIHSGERPFYCEECGRTFTQLVTLQCHQRTHTGEKPYSCAYCGRCFTVSATLRKHERTHKVDKS from the coding sequence ATGATGGAGGTGAAGGTGGTCTGGGAGTCCGATAATGACACTTATGACACAGGTGAGGAGCATTCAGATGACTCCAGTCATTCCTCTGAGCGGGTTGGTCGCAAATCTAGTCTCCAGCTGGAGTTAGACTTAGACTATTCTCAACCATGCAGTCCTGGTTGTAGCACTGCTGGACCTTCAGGTAGGCAAGAACTCCCTGTAGAATTGCAGTGTGAAGACGAGGAAACCTATGAGACCTACTACCAGAAGCAAGGTGAGACTATAGCTGGGGTCTTTGTCACTTCCAACACCAACTTTGACCTGCAATGTGAAGATGAGGATCTGGAGTTCTATTCCTCTGAGGAACCTCAGGGAGGATTAAGTGAGGATGATGAAAACATCATTCTTGTTGATGCTTTTGATGAGGAGGACCTGGAGCCCATCTCTGGAGAAGCTTTGCCTTATACGTGCAAGAAGTGTGGTGTCTCTTTTCAGGATCTGGGTGAATTACAAGAACACAACCAGATCCACCTGACAGAGAATTCATACCGATGCCCCATCTGTGGCAAAGAGTTCTTCCATGCGGCGAACTTGCGAATGCACAAGCTCATTCATTCTAGTGACAGACCACACAAGTGTCCAGAGTGTGACAAGGGTTTCATCTGTACAGCTGATATTTGGAGGCACCTACGCAACGTGCACAAGATTGAGCGCTCCAAGTGTGTTTTGGGAAATGGTATGGTTAGGAACCCATGGTCAACATTGCACCAAAACAAGCATGGCAGTGGGGACGCTGACCAGCAgtgttcagaaaataaaaagccCGTGGGAGAAGAGTCTAAACCTTACATCTGCTCGACATGTGGCAAAGGTTTCCGTAAACCCAATTTGCTGTCCAGACACAAGGTGATCCACCGACAGGACAAACCACATAAATGTCAAGAATGTGGGAAGTCCTTTGTTGAGCGGCTCAAGTTGAAAAGGCACCAGCAGATTCACTCTGGAGAGCGCCCTTTCTACTGTGAGGAATGTGGAAGGACTTTTACACAGCTGGTGACACTACAGTGCCATCAGCGGACCCATACTGGAGAAAAGCCCTATTCTTGTGCTTACTGTGGTCGTTGCTTCACAGTGTCTGCCACTCTAAGGAAGCATGAGCGCACACATAAAGTGGACAAATCGTAG
- the LOC140915933 gene encoding uncharacterized protein, producing MDEVDWESDNGTYDTGEEHSDDSSHSSERVGRKSSLQLEVDIDYSQPCSPGCSPAGPSGKQELPVELQCEDEETYETYYQKRGETTAGVFVTSNTNFDLQCEDEDLEFYSSEEPQGGLSEDDENIILVDAFDEEDLEPISGEALPYRCKKCGVSFQDLGELQEHKHIHLTEHSYQCPICGKEFFRAANLRMHKLIHSSDRPHKCPECDKGFIRTADVWRHLRNVHKIERSKVVLGNGMVRNPWSILHQNKHGSGNTDQQCSENKKPGEEESKPYICPMCGKGFRKPNLLSKHKVIHREDKPYKCQECGMAFVQLLRLKRHQQTHSGERPFYCEECGGTFTRLASLQRHQRIHTGEKPYSCAYCGHSFTESGTLRRHERTHKVDKS from the coding sequence ATGGACGAGGTGGACTGGGAGTCCGATAACGGCACTTATGACACAGGTGAGGAGCATTCAGATGACTCCAGTCATTCCTCTGAGCGGGTGGGTCGCAAATCTAGTCTCCAGTTGGAGGTAGACATAGACTACTCTCAACCATGCAGTCCTGGTTGTAGCCCTGCTGGACCTTCAGGTAAGCAAGAACTCCCTGTAGAATTGCAGTGTGAAGATGAGGAAACCTATGAGACCTACTACCAGAAGCGAGGTGAGACTACAGCTGGGGTCTTTGTCACTTCCAACACCAACTTTGACCTTCAATGTGAAGATGAGGATCTGGAGTTCTATTCCTCTGAGGAACCTCAGGGAGGATTAAGTGAGGATGATGAAAACATCATTCTTGTTGATGCTTTTGATGAGGAGGACCTGGAGCCCATCTCTGGAGAAGCTTTGCCTTATAGGTGCAAGAAGTGTGGTGTCTCTTTCCAGGATCTGGGTGAATTACAAGAACACAAACATATCCATCTGACAGAGCATTCATACCAATGCCCCATCTGTGGCAAAGAGTTCTTCCGTGCTGCAAACTTGCGAATGCACAAGCTCATTCATTCTAGTGACAGGCCACACAAGTGTCCAGAGTGTGACAAGGGTTTCATCCGCACGGCTGATGTCTGGAGGCACCTACGCAATGTGCACAAAATTGAGCGCTCCAAGGTAGTTTTGGGAAATGGCATGGTTAGGAACCCATGGTCAATATTGCACCAAAACAAGCATGGCAGTGGAAACACTGACCAGCAgtgttcagaaaataaaaagccTGGGGAAGAAGAGTCTAAACCTTACATCTGTCCAATGTGTGGCAAAGGTTTCCGTAAACCTAATCTGCTGTCGAAACACAAAGTGATCCATCGAGAGGACAAACCATATAAATGTCAAGAATGTGGTATGGCCTTTGTCCAACTACTGAGGTTGAAACGGCACCAACAGACTCACTCTGGAGAGCGCCCTTTCTATTGTGAAGAGTGCGGAGGGACGTTCACAAGACTGGCATCACTACAGCGCCATCAGCGGATCCATACTGGAGAAAAACCCTACTCTTGTGCTTACTGTGGTCATTCCTTCACAGAGTCAGGCACTCTAAGGAGGCATGAGCGCACACATAAAGTGGACAAATCTTAG